The Fusobacterium varium DNA window ATAAGCTTTTAGAAAATATTAATAGAATAGATGCTATTGAAAAGATCTTAATGGGGTTACAAATTGAAGATGATGTAACTGCAACAGTAAAAAGTCTTTTATCAGCCTTTACCTCTGAAATGGGATTGGGATATAGTAGGGCTATGTATTTTAGATATAGTCGTGAAATAGATACTCTTGTAGGAGAGATGTCAAGTATTAATAGCATGGTAAAAGCAGATATTACTAAAAAAGATGAAAAGACTCAAGGAGATGGATTTGAGTTTCAATTGATGAACTTAAATAAATTAGTACATCTTATAAAAATACCATTTAAAGAAGAAAGTATGTTAGTAAAGGCTTTAAAAGAAAAGAGAGTTATCTATCATAATGATAAAGGGTATAAATACAATTTAGGAAATGATCTTTTTAAAAGTTTTGGAATAAATAACTTTTTATTATTCCCAGTATACAATAATAATAGAAATTATGGATGTATTTTAGTAGATTATTTTGGAAAAAATAGAAAGATCTCTGAAGAAGAAGCAGAATTAATGACACTATTATCAATAAATACTGCTGTTAGATTGGAGAATAAAACAATGGAAGAAGCTAAAATCGACTATGAAAGAACAGCAACTTTAGCTAGATTAGCAAATAGATTCTTTGGTAGAAGAGAAGTTTCCTTGAAAAAAATAATTTCTATTATTGAAAGAATGGCAGAATATGATTATAATGATAGTTGTATTGTAGATGAGATTTTAAAGGCAAGAGATGAGATTGTAAAAATTAAACAAGAAAATCTTATTTTAAAAGAGTATTCAAAGATTGATGAAAATGAGATGGTGCCAGTAGAATTTGATCAAATTATCTATGATGTTGTAGATGAGATACAACCAGATTTAGAAAAAGATGGAATAATCATATCTGTATTTATGAATTGTAGCGGAAGAATATTAGGAGATAGAAAAAAATTAAGTCGAGTATTCTATGAACTTATAAAAAATGCTAAAATGGCATTAAGAGATCAAAAGGACAAGGATAAAAAAATTAACATTATTGTTTCTAAGGATAAAAATATAGATAAGATAAGAATCAATATAATAGATAATGGAATTGGAATGACAGAGGAACAGATGATAAATATTTCAGATCCATTTGTAAGTTATACTGAGGGAACTCCTGGATTGGGATTAGCCATTGTTGATAGAGTAATAAAAGATCATCATGGTGTAATTAAATTCTATTCTAAGATAGATGAAGGAACAGATATAAAAATAACATTAAATATATACAAGGAGGAAATTTTATAATGAGTGATAAGGATTATGGAGCCACTCTAAACCTTCCGAAGACTAGTTTTCAAATGAAAGCTAATCTTCCAAATAAAGAGCCTAAATTTATAAAGATGTGGCAAGAACAAGAGATTTATTTTAAAGGAATTGACAAAGATAAACCCTCTTTCATATTACATGATGGACCACCATATGCAAATGGTGAAATCCATATAGGACATGCACTTAATAAAATATTAAAAGATATCATCTTAAAATATAAGAGATTAAGAGGATATAATGCACCATATATTCCAGGTTGGGATACTCATGGACTTCCTATTGAACTAAAAGTAACAGAAAAACTTGGATCAAAAGCTAAGGAGATGACTCCAGCAGAGATTAGAGAACTTTGTGCAGAATATGCTAAAAAATGGGTAGGAATCCAAAGAGAAGGGTTTGTAAGATTAGGAGTTTTAGGAGATTGGGAAAATCCTTACCTAACTTTAAAACCAGAATATGAAGCTAAACAATTAGAAGTATTTGGAGAGCTTTATGAAAATGGATATATTTTTAAAGGATTAAAACCTATTTATTGGTCACCAGTTACTGAAACAGCTTTAGCAGAAGCTGAAATAGAGTATAAAAATGTATCTTCACCTTCAATCTATGTAAAGATGAAAGCTAATCAAGACCTATTAGATAAAATTGGTATGACAGAGGAAACTTGGGTTGTAATTTGGACAACAACTCCATGGACACTTCCAGCAAACGTAGCTATATCTTTAAATCCTGATTTTGAATATGGAGTATACAAAACAGAAAAAGGAAACTTAATTTTAGGAAAAGATCTAGCTGAACAAGCGTTCTCAGCTATGGAAATTGAAAACTATGAATTAATAAAAGAGTTTGTAGGTAGAGATATTGAAAGAACTACTTACCAACATCCATTCTTAGATAGAACAGGACTAGTTATATTAGGAACTCATGTTACTGCTGATGCAGGAACAGGTTGTGTACACACAGCACCTGGACATGGACAAGATGACTATGTTGTAGGAACAAGATATGGACTTCCTGTAATCTCTCCAATTAACCATAAAGGAGTATTAACAGAAGATGCAGGGCAATTTGCAGGATTATTCTATGCAAAAGCAAATAAAGAGATCTGTGCTTACTTAGAGGGAACAGGAGATCTTCTAAAATTAAAGATGATAGAACACTCATATCCTCATGATTGGAGATCTAAAACTCCAGTAATATTCAGAGCTACAGAACAATGGTTTGTTAATGTAGAAGGTTCAGATATAAGAGAGAGAGCTTTAAAAGCTTTAGATGATGTAACATTCATTCCAGCTTGGGGAAGAAATAGAATTGGATCAATGCTAGAAGCAAGACCT harbors:
- a CDS encoding GHKL domain-containing protein, whose translation is MKIKKNSLLIKIIFYNDIAIIITSVTIALFLILISFQSLENRIVDAGRDKITLLNKGYNAVILKAKDDLFQVSRNINILSGKNINNKFTYNTVAKLIRNQLTKKNLKLYSDSIVCIVSADGMPLGEASGNRKTLINGETSRYILEKNLSRSEEDMDSIYFGKLGDTVYARIVIPYSSGSGRSKEYLVLTLPINQNVLDNLRKFVGLDENDKIFLVVDNTYQFGDLGLEKGSKFFRKKENWEYEYFYRKKTIDNTVYYMSLYNLQDYNKKYIANIGIGLVGDEIVRDKVKVSFSILLIVLGLIITSTTICARVFYELLAPLNKLIEAVDGISKGNYDLSFNDEEVEEIRSLSKSFEHMAKSVRDKEKILKEKNNKLLENINRIDAIEKILMGLQIEDDVTATVKSLLSAFTSEMGLGYSRAMYFRYSREIDTLVGEMSSINSMVKADITKKDEKTQGDGFEFQLMNLNKLVHLIKIPFKEESMLVKALKEKRVIYHNDKGYKYNLGNDLFKSFGINNFLLFPVYNNNRNYGCILVDYFGKNRKISEEEAELMTLLSINTAVRLENKTMEEAKIDYERTATLARLANRFFGRREVSLKKIISIIERMAEYDYNDSCIVDEILKARDEIVKIKQENLILKEYSKIDENEMVPVEFDQIIYDVVDEIQPDLEKDGIIISVFMNCSGRILGDRKKLSRVFYELIKNAKMALRDQKDKDKKINIIVSKDKNIDKIRINIIDNGIGMTEEQMINISDPFVSYTEGTPGLGLAIVDRVIKDHHGVIKFYSKIDEGTDIKITLNIYKEEIL